One window from the genome of Cryptomeria japonica chromosome 6, Sugi_1.0, whole genome shotgun sequence encodes:
- the LOC131052752 gene encoding uncharacterized protein LOC131052752 isoform X1, with protein MFHPLPQCMLANWRRTRVACMQIKHILFFSTMWAFLILFVTVHSSTQGSSTGGLGHDYLSQAQNMIPYKHLLHGNGPSSANVIARRLLIGSTAPVCTYNECRGCKTQCKAEQVPVDANDPLNSAYHYRCVCHK; from the exons ATGTTTCACCCGCTTCCTCAATGTATGCTTGCAAACTGGCGCAGAACAAGAGTTGCCTGCATGCAAATAAAACATATTCTCTTCTTCTCCACCATGTGGGCATTTCTTATACTATTTGTAACAGTGCATTCCTCCACACAAG GTTCAAGCACAGGAGGACTAGGCCATGACTATTTGTCTCAAGCCCAAAACATGATTCCATACAAACATCTTCTTCAT ggtAATGGTCCTTCAAGTGCAAATGTAATAGCAAGGAGATTACTAATTGGTTCAACTGCTCCTGTGTGCACTTACAATGAATGCAGAGGGTGTAAAACTCAATGCAAAGCAGAACAAGTGCCTGTGGATGCAAATGATCCATTGAACAGTGCTTATCACTACAGATGTGTTTGTCACAAATAG
- the LOC131052752 gene encoding EPIDERMAL PATTERNING FACTOR-like protein 9 isoform X2 encodes MVCAVRQHRLFYILPSPISIGSSTGGLGHDYLSQAQNMIPYKHLLHGNGPSSANVIARRLLIGSTAPVCTYNECRGCKTQCKAEQVPVDANDPLNSAYHYRCVCHK; translated from the exons ATGGTATGTGCAGTGCGCCAGCACAGATTATTCTATATCTTACCCAGTCCCATTTCCATAG GTTCAAGCACAGGAGGACTAGGCCATGACTATTTGTCTCAAGCCCAAAACATGATTCCATACAAACATCTTCTTCAT ggtAATGGTCCTTCAAGTGCAAATGTAATAGCAAGGAGATTACTAATTGGTTCAACTGCTCCTGTGTGCACTTACAATGAATGCAGAGGGTGTAAAACTCAATGCAAAGCAGAACAAGTGCCTGTGGATGCAAATGATCCATTGAACAGTGCTTATCACTACAGATGTGTTTGTCACAAATAG